A part of Amycolatopsis camponoti genomic DNA contains:
- a CDS encoding GH92 family glycosyl hydrolase, whose translation MRARTRVLATLLAGATTVALATPAEAKTRFADDPTTLVDTSIGNNGDGTTFPGATSPFGMVQLSPDTQLKKYASYDYAQDTTLGFSHTHLSGVGCQTMGNFRFMPTTGAVTSSDPARYGAGFSHADETRRPGYYGVKLGNGIEAELTATQRTGQHRYTFPAGATSENVLIEVGESNGYTYAGDVHVVGDDTVEGWLQGGNFCWETQKERYKVFFSAKFDRAFTSFGTWTDNKLTPNQRDATLGSQRTGAWLTFGSDKSQVGASVGLSYTSIDGARLNRTTEQPRSFDKAEKQAHDTWADELNRMRVAGGTTADQRTYYSALYRSLLHPSVGSDVDGSYRGFDDSVHRSRDTYYQMFSLWDTYRSQNQLVALLHPDKAADMTKSVLKIYQDGGWVPRWALAGGETNVMSGDPVTPWVVDNYRRGLLDDKTARQLFDALWRNANEVPADQSIFRGRDGNPTYVKNGWIGYQDLPGYTYGDTRQAGSATLEYALADCALSTMAQGLGYRDKAKTLQARCGNFTKLWDGSVESHGFTGFPRTKAADGTGVGNPDPAQSTGFHEGTPWQYQWLAQQDTAKLFGLMGGAGQAEKRLDTFFDMPLLLSDPGKAATDSWVHGAYDYHNNFAFNPNNEPDLHAPWMYSWTGAPWKTSAVLRAARTLFTDTPYGMPGNDDLGTISSWLVFGMAGVFEAQPGSGTYLLSTPMFEKVEIHPEGGRKIEIEAPGASAAKLQYTKDVQVGHRGYDRSWISHADLLRAGKIQFRLSDTPTSWGTKSAPPSM comes from the coding sequence ATGAGAGCGCGGACGCGCGTCCTTGCCACCCTGCTCGCGGGAGCCACCACCGTGGCCCTCGCGACGCCCGCCGAAGCGAAGACCAGGTTCGCCGACGACCCCACCACCCTCGTCGACACCTCGATCGGCAACAACGGGGACGGCACCACCTTCCCGGGCGCCACCAGCCCCTTCGGCATGGTGCAGCTCAGCCCGGACACCCAGCTCAAGAAGTACGCGTCCTACGACTACGCGCAGGACACCACCCTCGGCTTCAGCCACACCCACCTCTCCGGCGTCGGCTGCCAGACCATGGGCAACTTCCGGTTCATGCCCACCACGGGCGCCGTCACCAGCTCGGACCCCGCCCGGTACGGGGCCGGGTTCAGCCACGCCGACGAGACCCGCCGGCCCGGGTACTACGGCGTCAAGCTCGGCAACGGCATCGAAGCCGAGCTGACCGCCACCCAGCGCACCGGCCAGCACCGCTACACCTTCCCCGCCGGCGCCACCAGCGAGAACGTCCTCATCGAGGTCGGCGAGAGCAACGGCTACACCTACGCCGGCGACGTCCACGTCGTCGGCGACGACACCGTCGAAGGCTGGCTGCAGGGCGGCAACTTCTGCTGGGAGACCCAGAAAGAACGCTACAAGGTCTTCTTCAGCGCCAAGTTCGACCGCGCGTTCACCAGCTTCGGCACCTGGACCGACAACAAGCTGACGCCGAACCAGCGCGACGCCACCCTCGGCTCCCAGCGCACCGGCGCCTGGCTCACCTTCGGCTCCGACAAGAGCCAGGTCGGTGCCTCCGTCGGCCTCTCCTACACCTCAATCGACGGCGCGAGGCTGAACCGCACCACCGAACAGCCCCGGTCGTTCGACAAGGCCGAGAAGCAGGCCCACGACACCTGGGCGGACGAGCTGAACCGCATGCGCGTCGCCGGCGGGACGACCGCCGACCAGCGCACCTACTACAGCGCGCTGTACCGGTCGCTGCTGCACCCGTCCGTCGGGTCCGATGTGGACGGTTCCTACCGCGGCTTCGACGACTCCGTGCACCGCAGCCGGGACACGTACTACCAGATGTTCTCGCTGTGGGACACCTACCGCTCGCAGAACCAGCTGGTCGCGCTCCTGCACCCGGACAAGGCCGCGGACATGACCAAGTCCGTTCTCAAGATCTACCAGGACGGCGGCTGGGTACCCCGCTGGGCGCTCGCCGGCGGCGAGACGAACGTGATGAGCGGCGACCCCGTCACGCCCTGGGTCGTCGACAACTACCGCCGCGGCCTCCTCGACGACAAGACCGCGCGCCAGCTCTTCGACGCGCTGTGGCGCAACGCCAACGAGGTGCCGGCGGACCAGTCGATCTTCCGGGGTCGCGACGGCAACCCGACCTACGTGAAGAACGGCTGGATCGGCTACCAGGACCTGCCCGGCTACACCTACGGCGACACCCGCCAGGCCGGTTCGGCGACCCTCGAGTACGCCCTCGCCGACTGCGCGCTGTCCACCATGGCGCAAGGGCTCGGGTACCGGGACAAGGCCAAGACGCTCCAGGCCCGCTGTGGGAACTTCACCAAGCTGTGGGACGGCAGCGTCGAATCCCACGGCTTCACCGGCTTCCCGCGCACGAAGGCCGCGGACGGCACCGGCGTCGGCAACCCCGACCCGGCGCAGTCCACCGGCTTCCACGAGGGCACGCCGTGGCAGTACCAGTGGCTCGCCCAGCAGGACACCGCGAAGCTGTTCGGCCTGATGGGCGGCGCGGGCCAGGCGGAGAAGCGGCTCGACACGTTCTTCGACATGCCGCTGCTGCTGAGCGACCCGGGGAAGGCCGCCACGGACTCCTGGGTCCACGGCGCGTACGACTACCACAACAACTTCGCCTTCAACCCGAACAACGAGCCCGACCTGCACGCGCCCTGGATGTACAGCTGGACCGGCGCGCCGTGGAAGACCTCGGCCGTGCTGCGCGCGGCGCGGACGCTCTTCACCGACACGCCCTACGGCATGCCCGGCAACGACGACCTCGGCACCATCTCGTCGTGGCTCGTCTTCGGCATGGCCGGCGTCTTCGAAGCCCAGCCCGGCTCCGGGACGTACCTGCTCAGCACGCCGATGTTCGAGAAGGTCGAGATCCACCCGGAAGGCGGGCGCAAGATCGAGATCGAGGCGCCCGGCGCGAGCGCGGCGAAGCTGCAGTACACAAAGGACGTCCAGGTCGGACACCGCGGCTACGACCGCAGCTGGATCTCCCACGCGGACCTGCTCCGCGCGGGCAAGATCCAGTTCCGGCTGAGTGACACCCCCACGAGCTGGGGGACGAAGTCGGCACCGCCGTCGATGTGA
- a CDS encoding amidohydrolase, giving the protein MDDLLLRRVRPGLGGELADVRVNDGRVTAITEPGSAGFAARVVDGHGGTLLPGLVDAHVHLVQWATSRRRIPLDAARSAGEAIELLLAHLLATPARQTELVVGAGFRDALWPDRPHKDLLQRALPGRAVALFSADLHTLWLSPAALKLIGRDHPTGVLLENDCMSATAQLPTAAIDVQDQWVAEAVAAAAARGVTQIVDYEYADTVADWTRRGAPAARISCVIARFLLDQTIERGHRTGDVLPGSDGLLTVGPFKLFVDGSLNTRTAYCHDPYPGGDSPGLLELPPAELVPLMERAFSHGLLPAVHAIGDHANTIALDAFEEVGCPGRIEHAQLLSASDVERFAELGVIAAVQPAHQPDDRDVADRHWHGRTSRAFPYRSLLESGARLEFGSDAPVAPLDPWDGIASAVFRTDDDRPAWHPEESIPFPDALAASSGGRRGVSVGDVADLMVTAADPSTLSAADLRALPVTATILGGHVTHQS; this is encoded by the coding sequence ATGGATGATCTACTGCTGCGCCGCGTGCGGCCGGGGCTCGGCGGGGAGCTCGCGGACGTCCGCGTCAACGACGGCCGTGTCACGGCGATCACCGAGCCGGGGTCGGCCGGGTTCGCGGCGCGGGTCGTCGACGGGCACGGTGGCACGCTGCTGCCGGGACTGGTCGACGCGCACGTCCACCTGGTGCAGTGGGCGACGTCCCGCCGCCGGATCCCCCTCGACGCGGCGCGGTCGGCGGGTGAGGCGATCGAGCTGCTGCTGGCGCACCTGCTGGCGACACCGGCGCGGCAGACGGAACTGGTCGTGGGCGCCGGGTTCCGCGACGCGCTCTGGCCGGACCGGCCGCACAAGGACCTGCTGCAGCGGGCGCTGCCGGGCCGGGCGGTGGCGTTGTTCAGCGCGGACCTGCACACGCTGTGGCTGAGCCCGGCGGCGCTGAAGCTGATCGGCCGCGACCACCCGACGGGCGTGCTGCTGGAAAACGACTGCATGAGCGCGACGGCTCAGCTCCCGACGGCCGCGATCGACGTCCAGGACCAGTGGGTGGCGGAGGCGGTGGCCGCGGCGGCCGCGCGTGGGGTGACGCAGATCGTCGACTACGAATACGCGGACACGGTCGCGGACTGGACCCGCCGCGGCGCGCCGGCGGCCCGGATCTCGTGCGTGATCGCCAGGTTCCTGCTGGACCAGACGATCGAGCGCGGCCACCGCACGGGTGACGTCCTCCCGGGTTCGGACGGGCTGCTGACGGTGGGCCCGTTCAAGCTCTTCGTGGACGGCTCACTCAACACGCGCACGGCTTATTGCCACGACCCCTATCCCGGCGGGGATTCGCCGGGGCTCCTCGAACTCCCGCCGGCCGAGCTGGTTCCCTTGATGGAGCGGGCTTTCTCGCACGGCTTGCTCCCGGCGGTCCACGCGATCGGCGACCACGCGAACACGATCGCGCTGGACGCGTTCGAAGAGGTCGGCTGTCCCGGCCGGATCGAGCACGCGCAGCTGCTCTCGGCTTCCGACGTCGAGCGGTTCGCCGAGCTGGGCGTGATCGCGGCGGTCCAGCCGGCGCACCAGCCGGACGACCGCGACGTCGCCGACCGCCATTGGCACGGCCGGACGTCCCGCGCCTTCCCGTACCGCTCGCTGCTGGAATCGGGTGCCCGCCTGGAATTCGGGTCGGACGCACCGGTGGCACCGCTGGACCCGTGGGACGGCATCGCGTCGGCGGTGTTCCGCACGGACGACGACCGCCCGGCGTGGCACCCGGAGGAGTCCATCCCGTTCCCCGACGCACTGGCGGCGTCTTCGGGCGGCCGTCGCGGGGTTTCCGTGGGTGACGTGGCGGACTTGATGGTGACGGCGGCCGACCCGTCGACGTTGTCGGCCGCGGACCTCCGGGCCCTCCCGGTGACGGCGACGATCCTCGGCGGTCACGTCACGCACCAGAGCTGA
- a CDS encoding DUF397 domain-containing protein yields the protein MVTAEWRKSTHSGDDTNCVEVAIERTVGVRDSKAPAAGQLTVSRRAWSAALRRLR from the coding sequence ATGGTCACCGCCGAATGGCGCAAATCCACCCACAGTGGCGACGACACCAACTGCGTCGAGGTGGCGATCGAACGCACCGTCGGGGTGCGGGACAGCAAGGCGCCGGCCGCCGGTCAGCTGACCGTGTCGCGTCGGGCCTGGTCAGCGGCCCTTCGCCGGCTCCGCTGA
- a CDS encoding TetR/AcrR family transcriptional regulator, which translates to MPTPDARERILGTATRLFDRHGVHAVGLQRIIDECGCGKNLLYMCFASKDDLVVAYLRRCATRWDALLDGAKAAADIPERQLVELVRAAGVRATEPGARGCALRATLAEFPEWRHPAHRVAVEYLVRARAQLRDLAAETSAADPERLAARVLLIIDGLYANGPIFGDDAAKAAVAFAQDVVEAETSAEPAKGR; encoded by the coding sequence ATGCCGACGCCGGACGCCCGTGAACGCATCCTCGGAACCGCCACGCGGCTGTTCGACCGGCACGGGGTGCACGCCGTGGGGCTGCAGCGGATCATCGACGAGTGCGGCTGCGGCAAGAACCTGCTCTACATGTGCTTCGCGAGCAAGGACGACCTGGTGGTGGCGTACCTGAGGCGCTGCGCCACCCGCTGGGACGCGCTCCTGGACGGCGCGAAGGCGGCCGCGGACATCCCCGAGCGGCAGCTGGTCGAGCTGGTGCGCGCGGCCGGGGTGCGGGCGACCGAGCCCGGCGCGCGCGGGTGCGCGCTGCGCGCCACGCTGGCTGAGTTCCCCGAGTGGCGGCACCCGGCCCACCGCGTGGCGGTGGAGTACCTGGTGCGGGCGCGGGCGCAGCTGCGCGACCTGGCGGCGGAGACGTCGGCGGCCGACCCCGAGCGGCTGGCCGCCCGGGTGCTGCTGATCATCGACGGCCTGTACGCGAACGGCCCGATCTTCGGCGACGACGCGGCCAAGGCGGCGGTCGCGTTCGCGCAGGACGTGGTGGAGGCGGAGACCTCAGCGGAGCCGGCGAAGGGCCGCTGA
- a CDS encoding erythromycin esterase family protein has protein sequence MDADITGWLRENMVRLRTLEPDSGYDELEPLRDIVGDARVVAVGESTHRVHEFYQLRHLVTRFLVDELGFTGFAMESGFPEGWAVHDWVLGGDGDLDELLRTGITYHMGKCAEMRDQLVWLREHNRTHDRKIRFYGMDVPDSSASARPGVTAALAFLDEADPAYAAAARKTLLPLFGYLPSDRSGLAWAAPAIHAYLALDTAHRHELTARIGELTERLRALRVPYSTVDATGADIALQCAVNARYADAFLANMAAAPGRTYRGANVRDAAMADNVEWILGREDRIVVGAANGHVQRSPYRVPPIINEEQVMLGQHLARSLGDRMVVIATTYDGGRVFGHRALPDGPAGHTEVFYEDVAPFTEPGSLDVLLAGAGAPLGLLDLRDVPRDGEVARRFAEIDGLRQGPYKQLVDPLAAFDAVVHIDKITPWHTFIDAPDPGEGR, from the coding sequence ATGGACGCCGACATCACCGGGTGGCTCCGGGAGAACATGGTCCGCCTGCGGACGCTCGAGCCGGACTCCGGCTACGACGAGCTCGAGCCGCTGCGCGACATCGTCGGCGACGCTCGCGTCGTGGCCGTCGGTGAGAGCACGCACCGGGTGCACGAGTTCTACCAGCTGCGCCACCTTGTGACCCGGTTCCTCGTCGACGAGCTGGGGTTCACCGGGTTCGCGATGGAGTCCGGCTTCCCGGAGGGCTGGGCGGTCCACGACTGGGTGCTCGGCGGCGACGGCGACCTGGACGAGCTCCTGCGCACCGGGATCACCTACCACATGGGCAAGTGCGCGGAGATGCGTGACCAGCTGGTCTGGCTGCGCGAGCACAACCGCACGCACGACCGCAAGATCCGCTTCTACGGCATGGACGTGCCCGACTCCAGCGCGTCCGCCCGGCCCGGGGTCACGGCCGCCTTGGCTTTCCTGGACGAGGCGGACCCGGCCTACGCCGCGGCGGCCCGCAAGACCCTGCTGCCGCTGTTCGGCTACCTGCCGTCCGATCGGAGCGGGCTCGCCTGGGCCGCCCCCGCGATCCACGCCTACCTGGCGCTCGACACCGCCCACCGCCACGAGCTGACCGCCCGGATCGGCGAGCTGACCGAACGCCTGCGCGCCCTGCGCGTCCCCTACTCCACTGTGGACGCGACCGGCGCCGACATCGCGCTGCAGTGCGCGGTCAACGCGAGGTACGCCGACGCCTTCCTGGCGAACATGGCCGCCGCGCCGGGACGCACCTACCGGGGCGCCAACGTCCGGGACGCGGCGATGGCCGACAACGTCGAGTGGATCCTCGGCCGGGAGGACCGCATCGTCGTCGGGGCCGCCAACGGGCACGTGCAGCGCTCGCCGTACCGCGTGCCGCCGATCATCAACGAGGAGCAGGTCATGCTCGGCCAGCACCTGGCCCGCTCGCTCGGCGACCGGATGGTGGTCATCGCGACCACGTACGACGGCGGTCGCGTGTTCGGCCACCGAGCGCTGCCCGACGGGCCGGCCGGCCACACCGAAGTGTTCTACGAGGACGTCGCGCCCTTCACCGAGCCGGGCAGCCTCGATGTCCTGCTCGCCGGCGCCGGTGCCCCGCTCGGCCTGCTCGACCTGCGGGACGTCCCGCGTGACGGCGAGGTGGCCCGCCGCTTCGCCGAGATCGACGGCCTCCGGCAAGGACCGTACAAGCAGCTGGTGGACCCGCTCGCCGCGTTCGACGCCGTCGTGCACATCGACAAGATCACGCCCTGGCACACCTTCATCGACGCTCCGGACCCTGGCGAGGGCCGGTGA
- a CDS encoding ABC transporter ATP-binding protein codes for MAEAITADGLTKAFGAAKALDGLDLTVHTGEVHGFLGPNGAGKTTTIRVLLGLIRADGGRATLLGGNPWTDATELHRRLAYVPGDVTLWPNLTGGEVIDLLGRLRGGLDVERRAELIERFDLDPRKKGRTYSKGNRQKVALVAALASDVELLVLDEPTSGLDPLMEEVFRQVVEEERERGDRTVLLSSHILSEVEALCDRVTIIRAGRTVESGTLDELRHLGRITIDASLAHVPADLAALPGVHDLSTYGSHVHLSVDQASLDDVMRHLAEAGLRNLVSRPPTLEELFLRHYRHDEPVGAAR; via the coding sequence ATGGCCGAAGCGATCACCGCCGACGGCCTCACCAAGGCGTTCGGCGCGGCGAAAGCCCTCGACGGGCTCGACCTGACCGTCCACACCGGCGAGGTGCACGGCTTCCTCGGGCCGAACGGCGCCGGCAAGACCACCACGATCCGCGTCCTGCTGGGGCTGATACGGGCCGACGGCGGCCGCGCCACCCTGCTCGGCGGGAACCCCTGGACCGACGCGACCGAGCTGCACCGGCGGCTCGCGTACGTGCCGGGCGACGTCACGCTCTGGCCCAACCTCACCGGCGGCGAGGTCATCGACCTGCTCGGCCGGCTGCGCGGCGGGCTGGACGTCGAGCGGCGCGCGGAACTCATCGAGCGCTTCGACCTCGACCCGCGCAAGAAGGGCCGGACGTACTCGAAGGGCAACCGGCAGAAGGTCGCGCTCGTCGCGGCGCTGGCGTCCGATGTGGAGCTGCTGGTGCTCGACGAGCCGACGTCCGGGCTCGACCCGCTCATGGAGGAGGTGTTCCGGCAGGTCGTCGAGGAGGAGCGGGAGCGCGGTGACCGGACCGTGCTGCTGTCCTCGCACATCCTGTCCGAGGTCGAGGCGCTGTGCGACCGCGTCACGATCATCCGGGCCGGGCGCACCGTCGAGTCGGGCACCCTGGACGAGCTGCGGCACCTGGGCCGGATCACGATCGACGCCTCGCTCGCGCACGTCCCCGCGGACCTGGCCGCGCTGCCGGGCGTCCACGACCTGAGCACGTACGGCTCGCACGTCCACCTGTCGGTCGACCAGGCTTCGCTGGACGACGTGATGCGCCACCTCGCCGAGGCCGGGCTGCGGAACCTGGTGAGCCGTCCGCCGACGCTCGAGGAGCTGTTCCTGCGTCACTACCGCCACGACGAGCCGGTCGGAGCGGCGCGATGA
- a CDS encoding helix-turn-helix domain-containing protein, with protein sequence MKATSSTPRARALAAGLREVREAHGVGLRQLARILGFAPQVLSLWEKGLRLPSVADVALILGFFKVRGEKQKYLLELAGSAREPDWVTASLPSLNHCERDAAILTNWETGIIPGLLQTADYARAIFESSNLAADEVDARIVARMSRQQMLTEPDPVKLHAIIDERVLASTVGNEDIMSDQMDRLLAASSLPHVSVRILGGDTGYHPGRVGSFLVMEYEAAPPIVLLEHHRCSVFLSAADKVTAFRKLAKMLTEAAMSEEHSRERIAEAAR encoded by the coding sequence ATGAAAGCGACTTCTTCCACGCCACGCGCTCGCGCGTTGGCCGCCGGGCTGCGCGAAGTACGCGAAGCGCACGGAGTGGGGTTGCGCCAGCTGGCGCGCATACTCGGCTTCGCGCCGCAAGTGCTGTCGTTGTGGGAGAAGGGGTTGAGGCTGCCGTCGGTGGCGGACGTTGCGCTCATCCTCGGCTTCTTCAAAGTCCGCGGCGAAAAGCAGAAATATCTGTTAGAATTGGCGGGGTCGGCACGGGAACCGGATTGGGTGACAGCGAGCTTGCCCAGCCTGAACCATTGCGAGCGGGATGCGGCAATCCTGACGAATTGGGAAACAGGAATCATTCCCGGACTCCTGCAGACCGCCGACTACGCACGAGCGATATTCGAAAGTTCGAACCTCGCCGCCGACGAAGTCGATGCACGCATTGTCGCGCGCATGAGTCGGCAGCAGATGCTCACCGAACCCGATCCGGTCAAGCTGCACGCGATCATCGACGAGCGAGTTCTCGCGAGCACGGTCGGCAACGAGGACATCATGTCCGACCAGATGGACCGCCTGCTGGCGGCCTCCAGCCTCCCCCACGTTTCGGTGCGAATCCTCGGCGGCGACACCGGTTACCACCCCGGCAGGGTGGGTTCGTTCCTGGTGATGGAATACGAGGCCGCGCCGCCCATCGTGCTGCTGGAACACCACCGGTGCAGCGTGTTCCTCTCCGCCGCCGACAAGGTCACCGCATTCCGCAAGCTCGCTAAGATGCTCACCGAGGCGGCGATGAGCGAAGAACACTCACGCGAGCGAATCGCGGAGGCCGCGCGCTAG
- a CDS encoding MerR family transcriptional regulator translates to MSERRWSIGELARASGVTVRTLHHYDRIGLVSPAERTPAGHRRYVEADVRRLYRVRTLCGMGLSLDEVAVVLRNAADDLGSLRGLLTAQLADLEARAARVEESAQRLRGLLARLAEAAMPAPEQFLAALEPMSVEAGRYLSAAQLETITGRAARLGGGAIETLKAEWLELFTRLRRHLLDGTPVDAPAVQELVARWRTTAAAFHPGDRRFEAATTALWEDNRAGLGRDLDERLGWAGPGGAAEVVDYLRKARAAGEDAPEDISEDIPEEKDE, encoded by the coding sequence GTGAGCGAACGCAGGTGGAGCATCGGGGAGCTGGCCCGGGCCAGTGGCGTCACGGTGCGCACCCTGCACCACTACGACCGGATCGGCCTGGTGTCGCCGGCCGAACGGACGCCGGCCGGGCACCGGCGGTACGTCGAGGCCGACGTGCGCCGGCTCTACCGGGTGCGGACCTTGTGCGGGATGGGGCTATCCCTGGACGAGGTGGCCGTCGTGCTGCGGAACGCGGCCGACGACCTCGGCTCGCTGCGGGGCCTGCTGACCGCCCAGCTCGCCGACCTGGAGGCCCGGGCCGCGCGCGTCGAGGAGTCGGCCCAGCGGCTCCGGGGCCTGCTCGCCCGGCTGGCCGAGGCGGCCATGCCGGCACCGGAGCAGTTCCTCGCCGCCCTGGAGCCGATGTCCGTCGAGGCCGGCCGGTACCTGTCCGCCGCCCAGCTCGAGACGATCACCGGACGGGCCGCGCGGCTGGGCGGCGGCGCGATCGAGACCCTGAAGGCCGAGTGGCTCGAGCTCTTCACCCGGCTTCGGCGGCACCTGCTCGACGGGACCCCGGTCGACGCTCCGGCCGTGCAGGAGCTGGTCGCGCGCTGGCGGACGACGGCGGCCGCGTTCCACCCCGGCGACCGCCGGTTCGAGGCGGCGACCACGGCGCTGTGGGAGGACAACCGGGCCGGGCTGGGCCGGGACCTCGACGAGCGGCTCGGCTGGGCCGGTCCGGGCGGCGCCGCCGAGGTCGTCGACTACCTGCGCAAGGCCCGTGCCGCGGGCGAAGACGCCCCCGAAGACATCTCCGAAGACATCCCCGAAGAAAAGGACGAGTGA
- a CDS encoding TetR/AcrR family transcriptional regulator — translation MSTEDFTARARIRDAAIKLFTERGMEKTSILDIAEAAGVSGGLIRHHFGSKDGLREACDTHVFDELLKFKEEVLAKGAANPGFLPTFDARQLLYRRYLGRAMVDGSAAADAQFTGIVDETERYFREQGMDMPDPRGVAAALAAMTGGLMILQDHVARALGEEPGTNEAMLRMSAAAGHLFLNPLATTEVLEKAREALAAYQRKE, via the coding sequence ATGAGCACGGAAGACTTCACGGCGAGGGCCCGGATCCGCGACGCGGCGATCAAGCTGTTCACCGAGCGCGGCATGGAGAAGACCTCGATCCTCGACATCGCCGAGGCCGCCGGGGTGTCCGGCGGCCTGATCCGCCACCACTTCGGCTCCAAGGACGGCCTGCGCGAGGCGTGCGACACCCACGTCTTCGACGAGCTGCTGAAGTTCAAGGAGGAGGTGCTGGCGAAGGGTGCCGCGAACCCGGGGTTCCTCCCGACGTTCGACGCCCGCCAGCTGCTCTACCGCCGGTACCTGGGCCGCGCCATGGTCGACGGCTCCGCCGCCGCCGACGCGCAGTTCACCGGGATCGTCGACGAAACCGAGCGCTACTTCCGCGAGCAGGGCATGGACATGCCCGACCCGCGGGGCGTCGCCGCCGCCCTCGCCGCGATGACCGGCGGGCTGATGATCCTGCAGGACCACGTCGCCCGCGCGCTCGGCGAGGAGCCGGGCACGAACGAGGCGATGCTGCGGATGTCCGCGGCCGCCGGGCACCTGTTCCTGAACCCGCTCGCCACCACCGAAGTCCTCGAAAAGGCCCGCGAAGCGCTGGCCGCCTACCAACGGAAGGAATGA
- a CDS encoding ABC transporter permease, producing the protein MTGTWSLLRLVLRRDRLLMPLWIVCLAVAPMGYLSSIEAAYPDAASRQHFYDLNASSATFVVRNGPLYGSSVGNLLAWQCGFVPVVVGLIALLTVVRHTRAEEEAGRRELTGATVVGRHAGLAAAVIAACGACLAYGLLVGFGLAAQGAPFAGALALGLGFSLAGWVFVGVGAVAAQLTWGASGARGIGIGVLVLAFLLRAAGDSSGSAGWVAWLSPIGWAHRLRPFAGEQWWVLALGVLATGALVVLAVALSARRDLGAALLPARLGRATAKASLRSPSALAWRLQRGTLLVWTVCLALVGLLMGGVGKNVAEMMRDNKAVADVFSRVGGGGAVTDAYLAGTMTLFGLAAAGYAVQATLKLRAEEAAGRAEPLLATAVGRTGWALAHLTFAVLGSAFLLAVTGLAMGSAYGASLVPAALAQLPAVWVLAGLSALLIGFVPRFAAAAWGLLGAFLLLSLVGTALRWNDVVLGISPFQHLPRLPGGTFSATPVLWLVAVALAAGAGGLAALRRRDIPVG; encoded by the coding sequence ATGACGGGGACCTGGTCGCTGCTGCGGCTGGTGCTGCGCCGGGACCGGTTGCTGATGCCGCTGTGGATCGTCTGCCTGGCGGTCGCGCCGATGGGCTACCTGTCGTCGATCGAGGCGGCCTACCCGGATGCGGCGTCGCGGCAGCACTTCTACGACCTCAACGCGTCCAGCGCGACGTTCGTGGTCCGAAACGGGCCGCTGTACGGCTCGTCGGTGGGGAATCTCCTCGCGTGGCAGTGCGGGTTCGTCCCGGTCGTCGTCGGGCTGATCGCGCTGCTGACGGTCGTCCGGCACACCCGGGCCGAGGAGGAGGCGGGCCGCCGGGAGCTGACCGGCGCGACCGTCGTCGGGCGGCACGCGGGTCTGGCGGCCGCGGTGATCGCCGCCTGTGGCGCGTGCCTGGCGTACGGGCTCCTGGTCGGGTTCGGCCTCGCCGCGCAGGGCGCCCCCTTCGCCGGTGCGCTGGCGCTGGGTCTCGGGTTTTCCTTGGCGGGCTGGGTGTTCGTCGGCGTCGGCGCGGTCGCCGCGCAGCTGACGTGGGGTGCGAGCGGCGCGCGGGGGATCGGGATCGGCGTGCTGGTCCTGGCGTTCCTGCTGCGGGCGGCGGGCGACAGCAGCGGCTCGGCGGGCTGGGTCGCGTGGCTGTCGCCGATCGGCTGGGCGCACCGGCTGCGGCCGTTCGCGGGGGAGCAGTGGTGGGTGCTCGCCTTGGGCGTTCTCGCGACCGGCGCGCTGGTGGTCCTGGCGGTCGCGCTGTCCGCGCGGCGGGACCTCGGCGCGGCGCTCCTCCCGGCCCGGCTGGGGCGGGCGACGGCGAAGGCGTCCCTGCGGTCGCCGTCGGCGCTGGCCTGGCGGCTGCAGCGGGGGACGCTGCTGGTCTGGACCGTCTGCCTGGCGTTGGTCGGGCTGCTGATGGGCGGGGTCGGGAAGAACGTCGCGGAGATGATGCGGGACAACAAGGCCGTCGCGGACGTGTTCTCGCGCGTCGGCGGCGGAGGCGCGGTGACGGACGCGTACCTGGCGGGGACGATGACGCTGTTCGGCCTGGCGGCGGCGGGCTACGCGGTGCAGGCGACGCTGAAGCTGCGCGCGGAGGAGGCGGCCGGGCGGGCGGAACCGCTGCTGGCGACGGCGGTCGGCCGCACCGGCTGGGCGCTCGCGCACCTGACGTTCGCGGTGCTGGGCTCGGCGTTCCTGCTGGCTGTCACGGGTTTGGCGATGGGGTCGGCGTACGGCGCTTCGCTGGTCCCGGCGGCGCTGGCCCAGTTGCCGGCGGTGTGGGTGCTGGCCGGGTTGTCGGCGTTGCTGATCGGTTTCGTCCCGCGTTTCGCGGCGGCGGCGTGGGGGCTGCTGGGTGCGTTCCTGCTGCTGTCGCTGGTGGGAACGGCGTTGCGGTGGAACGACGTGGTGCTGGGGATCTCCCCGTTCCAGCACCTGCCGCGGCTGCCGGGCGGCACGTTCTCGGCGACGCCGGTGCTCTGGCTGGTGGCGGTCGCCCTCGCGGCCGGCGCGGGAGGCCTGGCAGCGTTGCGAAGGCGCGACATCCCGGTGGGCTGA